A DNA window from Camelina sativa cultivar DH55 chromosome 13, Cs, whole genome shotgun sequence contains the following coding sequences:
- the LOC104735722 gene encoding telomerase reverse transcriptase-like isoform X2, with translation MLCCLSRANTSDSGFLANNLLVTERVFQIVERVIEIKQSGCDCQNVICARYDKYDQSSHILELLTNSSWEFLLSRVGQNFMVYLLQQTSIFLTLLGKKYQQVSGPPLCVKQKEALSVDENKRKRDDNVQPSKKRQRISSAVNDCPRDDSAAVTPIVSEDVTKHMEIKSSKRSRLYLKRRRKRRRVEFQKVDCDAPCITSCTNGNEADKRNLHMGVNGSLTDFAKQAKQVKRKKHFEFGNSETFSVIPPKHILKTLRPNCSDSKFLMNHIFGEVNAWSMAPSHGKGNCPSGSICLYHSLLKSLKSLIGKAKSSHLKVLLDKHCPAVLLQEDALKSTNATLQSSWRQNSDKLPHGSSSEMGKTNCPSVEETKLYCTKDQIVSFIWAIFRYIVPESLLGTTHQMRVLRRNIAWFVSRRRNEKCTVKQFLHKVKSSDFPFFTRKQLCCMVNGHELQDESIRSIQQMLCTKWISWLFLEIVKKLVHFNFYATESQGGRLNIYYYRKSSWERLISKEISKTLDGYVQVDNAEAQSRMKEMGLSKFRILPKANGARMVLDFSSSSRLRSLRDTHAVLKDIQLKEPDVLGSSVFDHDDFYRNLCPYLISLRSQSGELPPLFFVVADVYKAFDSIDQGKLLHVFQSFLKDEYILNRCRLVCCGKRSNWVNTILVSSDKNARFSRFTSTVPYNALQSIMVDQGENHQVRKKDLMIWIGNMLKNNMLQLDKSFYVRIAGIPQGHRLSSLLCCSYYGHLERTLIYPFLEEASRDASAKECNKENELISSTSYKLLRFIDDYLFVSTSRDQAANFYHRLKHGFKDYNCFMNEKKFCINFEDGKESRCSSSRMYVDGNGIPFARWTGLLINSRTFEVQVDYTRYLSGHISTTFSVAWQNQPVGSLREKLCYFLVPKCHPILFDSNINSGQIVRLNIYQIFLLAAMKFHCYLYELSRFWKLHPQTLFKFITSSIRYMFRLINRRMRRFNSGSSFRPVLRLYKEEVIWLGLHAYIQVLKKKNSRYRILLIYLKSALSKHNLSQLLSPELEYASDHSNSSSLWKLRY, from the exons ATGCTTTGTTGTCTTTCACGAGCAAACACCTCCGATTCTGGATTTCTCGCCAACAACTTGTTGGTCACAGAGAGAG TTTTTCAGATTGTTGAAAGAGTTATTGAAATTAAGCAATCTGGATGTGATTGCCAAAATGTGATATGTGCCAGATATGACAAG TATGATCAGTCGAGCCATATTTTGGAGTTACTGACAAATTCATCATGGGAGTTTCTTCTCAGCCGG GTCGGTCAAAATTTCATGGTTTATCTTCTGCAGCAAACATCAATATTCTTAACATTACTAGGAAAAAAATACCAGCAAGTGTCTGGACCTCCTCTATGTGTAAAGCAAAAGG AGGCATTGTCAGTggatgaaaacaaaagaaagagggATGACAACGTGCAGCCATCAAAGAAAAGGCAGCGAATTTCTTCTGCTGTCAATGACTGTCCTAGGGATGACTCTGCAGCTGTTACGCCCATAGTTAGCGAGGATGTAACTAAACATATGGAGATTAAATCTAGTAAGCGTTCAAGATTGTATCTTAAGCGTAGGCGAAAGCGGAGAAGGGTCGAATTCCAGAAAGTTGACTGTGATGCACCTTGTATAACTTCTTGTACAAATGGAAATGAAGCTGATAAAAGGAATCTGCACATGGGTGTAAATGGAAGTCTCACTGATTTTGCAAAGCAG GCTAAACAagttaaaagaaagaagcatTTTGAGTTTGGCAACTCAGAAACGTTTTCTGTTATCCCACCGAAGC acattttaaaaaccttgaGGCCCAACTGCTCTGATTCAAAGTTCCTAATGAACCATATATTTGGTGAAGTAAACGCTTGGTCAATGGCGCCATCTCACGGCAAAGGCAATTGTCCCAGTGGATCTATTTGCTT ATACCATTCACTGCTGAAGTCTCTTAAAAGTCTAATAGGAAAAGCGAAGTCCTCACATTTGAAAGTGTTACTAGATAAACATTGCCCAGCTGTCTTGCTGCAAGAGGATGCATTGAAGTCCACAAATGCGACTTTACAG AGTTCCTGGAGGCAAAATTCAGATAAGCTGCCTCATGGATCAAGTTCAGAAATGGGTAAAACAAATTGTCCCAGTGTCGAAGAAACGAAACTGTATTGCACGAAAGACCAAATAGTTTCCTTTATTTGGGCCATATTTAGGTACATTGTTCCAGAGAGTTTGCTTGGGACTACTCATCAGATGAGGGTGCTTAGAAGAAACATAGCCTGGTTTGTTTCAAGGCGAAGAAATGAGAAATGCACGGTGAAGCAATTTCTGCATAAAGTGAAATCATCAGATTTCCCGTTCTTCACCAGAAAACAGTTATGCTGTATGGTCAATGGGCATGAACTCCAAGATGAGTCCATCAGAAGTATACAGCAGATGTTGTGCACGAAATGGATTTCTTGGCTTTTCTTAGAGATTGTCAAGAAATTGGTGCACTTTAACTTCTATGCCACTGAAAGCCAAGGAGGGCGGCTAAATATTTACTATTACCGGAAAAGCAGCTGGGAAAGGTTAATAAGCAAAGAAATTAGCAAAACCCTTGATGGATATGTCCAAGTGGACAATGCTGAAGCTCAAAGTAGAATGAAAGAAATGGGGTTATCGAAGTTTAGAATTCTACCAAAGGCAAACGGTGCTAGGATGGTGTTAGATTTTAGTTCCTCGTCAAGGTTGCGATCTCTTCGTGATACACATGCTGTGTTGAAGGACATCCAGCTCAAAGAACCAGATGTTCTTGGGTCTTCTGTTTTTGACCATGATGATTTCTACAGAAACCTATGCCCATATCTAATCAGTTTGAGGAGTCAATCAGGAGAACTTCCTCCTTTGTTCTTTGTGGTTGCGGATGTATATAAAGCATTTGATTCAATCGACCAGGGTAAACTGCTACATGTCTTTCAAAGTTTTCTgaaagatgaatacatcttaaaCAGATGTAGGTTGGTCTGCTGTGGGAAGAGATCCAATTGGGTAAACACTATACTAGTCTCGAGTGATAAGAACGCTCGCTTTTCAAGATTCACATCAACTGTTCCATATAATGCTCTACAAAGTATTATGGTTGATCAG GGGGAAAACCATCAAGTGAGGAAAAAGGATCTCATGATTTGGATAGGAAATATGCTAAAGAACAACATGCTGCAGTTGGATAAAAGCTTCTATGTACGAATTGCTGGAATACCTCAGGGACACAGACTATCATCGTTGTTATGTTGTTCTTACTACGGGCATCTTGAGAGGACTTTGATCTACCCGTTCCTCGAGGAAGCCTCTAGAGATGCGTCTGCTAAAGAATGCAATAAAGAGAACGAGCTAATCAGTTCCACGAGCTATAAATTACTGAGATTTATTGATGACTACCTGTTTGTGTCTACCTCAAGAGATCAGGCGGCTAACTTCTATCATAGGTTGAAACATGGATTCAAAGATTACAACTGCTTCATGAACGAAAAAAAATTCTGCATAAATTTTGAAGATGGAAAAGAGTCTAGGTGTTCTTCGAGCAGGATGTATGTGGATGGTAATGGAATTCCTTTTGCCAGATGGACGGGTTTGCTTATTAATTCCCGCACATTCGAAGTGCAAGTTGACTACACAAG GTACTTGAGTGGCCATATAAGTACAACCTTTTCTGTAGCTTGGCAGAACCAACCAGTTGGTAGTCTTCGAGAAAAACTGTGTTACTTCTTGGTTCCCAAATGTCATCCCATTCTATTTGATTCGAATATCAATTCAGGACAAATTGTCAGGTTAAATATCTATCAGATCTTTCTGTTAGCTGCAATGAAGTTTCACTGTTATCTCTACGAGTTGTCCCGGTTTTGGAAGCTTCATCCTCAAACTCTGTTCAAATTTATCACAAGTTCTATCAG GTATATGTTCAGACTCATAAATCGAAGGATGCGCAGATTCAACAGTGGTTCTAGTTTCAGACCAGTTCTTAGATTATATAAAGAAGAAGTGATATGGCTTGGCTTACACGCTTATATTCAAGttctgaagaagaaaaactccCGATATCGAATCCTCTTGATCTATTTAAAATCTGCACTTTCTAAACACAATCTTTCTCAACTTCTATCGCCGGAACTGGAGTATGCATCAGACCATTCAAACTCTTCTTCACTTTGGAAATTGAGGTACTGA
- the LOC104735722 gene encoding telomerase reverse transcriptase-like isoform X1: MRRKPRHRVPETLWRLFGKRARNLNDAIIDLISCWNSQPEQCRCRGQGCLGCSSDKPAFLLRSDDPIHYRKLLHRCFVVFHEQTPPILDFSPTTCWSQREIVERVIEIKQSGCDCQNVICARYDKYDQSSHILELLTNSSWEFLLSRVGQNFMVYLLQQTSIFLTLLGKKYQQVSGPPLCVKQKEALSVDENKRKRDDNVQPSKKRQRISSAVNDCPRDDSAAVTPIVSEDVTKHMEIKSSKRSRLYLKRRRKRRRVEFQKVDCDAPCITSCTNGNEADKRNLHMGVNGSLTDFAKQAKQVKRKKHFEFGNSETFSVIPPKHILKTLRPNCSDSKFLMNHIFGEVNAWSMAPSHGKGNCPSGSICLYHSLLKSLKSLIGKAKSSHLKVLLDKHCPAVLLQEDALKSTNATLQSSWRQNSDKLPHGSSSEMGKTNCPSVEETKLYCTKDQIVSFIWAIFRYIVPESLLGTTHQMRVLRRNIAWFVSRRRNEKCTVKQFLHKVKSSDFPFFTRKQLCCMVNGHELQDESIRSIQQMLCTKWISWLFLEIVKKLVHFNFYATESQGGRLNIYYYRKSSWERLISKEISKTLDGYVQVDNAEAQSRMKEMGLSKFRILPKANGARMVLDFSSSSRLRSLRDTHAVLKDIQLKEPDVLGSSVFDHDDFYRNLCPYLISLRSQSGELPPLFFVVADVYKAFDSIDQGKLLHVFQSFLKDEYILNRCRLVCCGKRSNWVNTILVSSDKNARFSRFTSTVPYNALQSIMVDQGENHQVRKKDLMIWIGNMLKNNMLQLDKSFYVRIAGIPQGHRLSSLLCCSYYGHLERTLIYPFLEEASRDASAKECNKENELISSTSYKLLRFIDDYLFVSTSRDQAANFYHRLKHGFKDYNCFMNEKKFCINFEDGKESRCSSSRMYVDGNGIPFARWTGLLINSRTFEVQVDYTRYLSGHISTTFSVAWQNQPVGSLREKLCYFLVPKCHPILFDSNINSGQIVRLNIYQIFLLAAMKFHCYLYELSRFWKLHPQTLFKFITSSIRYMFRLINRRMRRFNSGSSFRPVLRLYKEEVIWLGLHAYIQVLKKKNSRYRILLIYLKSALSKHNLSQLLSPELEYASDHSNSSSLWKLRY; this comes from the exons ATGCGGCGTAAACCTAGACATCGTGTACCGGAGACTCTATGGAGGTTATTCGGAAAAAGAGCCAGGAATTTGAACGACGCAATAATAGATCTGATTAGTTGCTGGAATAGCCAGCCGGAACAATGCCGATGCCGGGGTCAAGGTTGTCTCGGTTGCAGCAGCGATAAACCGGCGTTTCTGTTGCGTTCCGATGATCCTATTCACTACCGTAAACTTCTTCACCGATGCTTTGTTGTCTTTCACGAGCAAACACCTCCGATTCTGGATTTCTCGCCAACAACTTGTTGGTCACAGAGAGAG ATTGTTGAAAGAGTTATTGAAATTAAGCAATCTGGATGTGATTGCCAAAATGTGATATGTGCCAGATATGACAAG TATGATCAGTCGAGCCATATTTTGGAGTTACTGACAAATTCATCATGGGAGTTTCTTCTCAGCCGG GTCGGTCAAAATTTCATGGTTTATCTTCTGCAGCAAACATCAATATTCTTAACATTACTAGGAAAAAAATACCAGCAAGTGTCTGGACCTCCTCTATGTGTAAAGCAAAAGG AGGCATTGTCAGTggatgaaaacaaaagaaagagggATGACAACGTGCAGCCATCAAAGAAAAGGCAGCGAATTTCTTCTGCTGTCAATGACTGTCCTAGGGATGACTCTGCAGCTGTTACGCCCATAGTTAGCGAGGATGTAACTAAACATATGGAGATTAAATCTAGTAAGCGTTCAAGATTGTATCTTAAGCGTAGGCGAAAGCGGAGAAGGGTCGAATTCCAGAAAGTTGACTGTGATGCACCTTGTATAACTTCTTGTACAAATGGAAATGAAGCTGATAAAAGGAATCTGCACATGGGTGTAAATGGAAGTCTCACTGATTTTGCAAAGCAG GCTAAACAagttaaaagaaagaagcatTTTGAGTTTGGCAACTCAGAAACGTTTTCTGTTATCCCACCGAAGC acattttaaaaaccttgaGGCCCAACTGCTCTGATTCAAAGTTCCTAATGAACCATATATTTGGTGAAGTAAACGCTTGGTCAATGGCGCCATCTCACGGCAAAGGCAATTGTCCCAGTGGATCTATTTGCTT ATACCATTCACTGCTGAAGTCTCTTAAAAGTCTAATAGGAAAAGCGAAGTCCTCACATTTGAAAGTGTTACTAGATAAACATTGCCCAGCTGTCTTGCTGCAAGAGGATGCATTGAAGTCCACAAATGCGACTTTACAG AGTTCCTGGAGGCAAAATTCAGATAAGCTGCCTCATGGATCAAGTTCAGAAATGGGTAAAACAAATTGTCCCAGTGTCGAAGAAACGAAACTGTATTGCACGAAAGACCAAATAGTTTCCTTTATTTGGGCCATATTTAGGTACATTGTTCCAGAGAGTTTGCTTGGGACTACTCATCAGATGAGGGTGCTTAGAAGAAACATAGCCTGGTTTGTTTCAAGGCGAAGAAATGAGAAATGCACGGTGAAGCAATTTCTGCATAAAGTGAAATCATCAGATTTCCCGTTCTTCACCAGAAAACAGTTATGCTGTATGGTCAATGGGCATGAACTCCAAGATGAGTCCATCAGAAGTATACAGCAGATGTTGTGCACGAAATGGATTTCTTGGCTTTTCTTAGAGATTGTCAAGAAATTGGTGCACTTTAACTTCTATGCCACTGAAAGCCAAGGAGGGCGGCTAAATATTTACTATTACCGGAAAAGCAGCTGGGAAAGGTTAATAAGCAAAGAAATTAGCAAAACCCTTGATGGATATGTCCAAGTGGACAATGCTGAAGCTCAAAGTAGAATGAAAGAAATGGGGTTATCGAAGTTTAGAATTCTACCAAAGGCAAACGGTGCTAGGATGGTGTTAGATTTTAGTTCCTCGTCAAGGTTGCGATCTCTTCGTGATACACATGCTGTGTTGAAGGACATCCAGCTCAAAGAACCAGATGTTCTTGGGTCTTCTGTTTTTGACCATGATGATTTCTACAGAAACCTATGCCCATATCTAATCAGTTTGAGGAGTCAATCAGGAGAACTTCCTCCTTTGTTCTTTGTGGTTGCGGATGTATATAAAGCATTTGATTCAATCGACCAGGGTAAACTGCTACATGTCTTTCAAAGTTTTCTgaaagatgaatacatcttaaaCAGATGTAGGTTGGTCTGCTGTGGGAAGAGATCCAATTGGGTAAACACTATACTAGTCTCGAGTGATAAGAACGCTCGCTTTTCAAGATTCACATCAACTGTTCCATATAATGCTCTACAAAGTATTATGGTTGATCAG GGGGAAAACCATCAAGTGAGGAAAAAGGATCTCATGATTTGGATAGGAAATATGCTAAAGAACAACATGCTGCAGTTGGATAAAAGCTTCTATGTACGAATTGCTGGAATACCTCAGGGACACAGACTATCATCGTTGTTATGTTGTTCTTACTACGGGCATCTTGAGAGGACTTTGATCTACCCGTTCCTCGAGGAAGCCTCTAGAGATGCGTCTGCTAAAGAATGCAATAAAGAGAACGAGCTAATCAGTTCCACGAGCTATAAATTACTGAGATTTATTGATGACTACCTGTTTGTGTCTACCTCAAGAGATCAGGCGGCTAACTTCTATCATAGGTTGAAACATGGATTCAAAGATTACAACTGCTTCATGAACGAAAAAAAATTCTGCATAAATTTTGAAGATGGAAAAGAGTCTAGGTGTTCTTCGAGCAGGATGTATGTGGATGGTAATGGAATTCCTTTTGCCAGATGGACGGGTTTGCTTATTAATTCCCGCACATTCGAAGTGCAAGTTGACTACACAAG GTACTTGAGTGGCCATATAAGTACAACCTTTTCTGTAGCTTGGCAGAACCAACCAGTTGGTAGTCTTCGAGAAAAACTGTGTTACTTCTTGGTTCCCAAATGTCATCCCATTCTATTTGATTCGAATATCAATTCAGGACAAATTGTCAGGTTAAATATCTATCAGATCTTTCTGTTAGCTGCAATGAAGTTTCACTGTTATCTCTACGAGTTGTCCCGGTTTTGGAAGCTTCATCCTCAAACTCTGTTCAAATTTATCACAAGTTCTATCAG GTATATGTTCAGACTCATAAATCGAAGGATGCGCAGATTCAACAGTGGTTCTAGTTTCAGACCAGTTCTTAGATTATATAAAGAAGAAGTGATATGGCTTGGCTTACACGCTTATATTCAAGttctgaagaagaaaaactccCGATATCGAATCCTCTTGATCTATTTAAAATCTGCACTTTCTAAACACAATCTTTCTCAACTTCTATCGCCGGAACTGGAGTATGCATCAGACCATTCAAACTCTTCTTCACTTTGGAAATTGAGGTACTGA
- the LOC104735722 gene encoding telomerase reverse transcriptase-like isoform X3, whose product MRRKPRHRVPETLWRLFGKRARNLNDAIIDLISCWNSQPEQCRCRGQGCLGCSSDKPAFLLRSDDPIHYRKLLHRCFVVFHEQTPPILDFSPTTCWSQREIVERVIEIKQSGCDCQNVICARYDKYDQSSHILELLTNSSWEFLLSRVGQNFMVYLLQQTSIFLTLLGKKYQQVSGPPLCVKQKEALSVDENKRKRDDNVQPSKKRQRISSAVNDCPRDDSAAVTPIVSEDVTKHMEIKSSKRSRLYLKRRRKRRRVEFQKVDCDAPCITSCTNGNEADKRNLHMGVNGSLTDFAKQAKQVKRKKHFEFGNSETFSVIPPKHILKTLRPNCSDSKFLMNHIFGEVNAWSMAPSHGKGNCPSGSICLYHSLLKSLKSLIGKAKSSHLKVLLDKHCPAVLLQEDALKSTNATLQSSWRQNSDKLPHGSSSEMGKTNCPSVEETKLYCTKDQIVSFIWAIFRYIVPESLLGTTHQMRVLRRNIAWFVSRRRNEKCTVKQFLHKVKSSDFPFFTRKQLCCMVNGHELQDESIRSIQQMLCTKWISWLFLEIVKKLVHFNFYATESQGGRLNIYYYRKSSWERLISKEISKTLDGYVQVDNAEAQSRMKEMGLSKFRILPKANGARMVLDFSSSSRLRSLRDTHAVLKDIQLKEPDVLGSSVFDHDDFYRNLCPYLISLRSQSGELPPLFFVVADVYKAFDSIDQGKLLHVFQSFLKDEYILNRCRLVCCGKRSNWVNTILVSSDKNARFSRFTSTVPYNALQSIMVDQGENHQVRKKDLMIWIGNMLKNNMLQLDKSFYVRIAGIPQGHRLSSLLCCSYYGHLERTLIYPFLEEASRDASAKECNKENELISSTSYKLLRFIDDYLFVSTSRDQAANFYHRLKHGFKDYNCFMNEKKFCINFEDGKESRCSSSRMYVDGNGIPFARWTGLLINSRTFEVQVDYTRSVSSQVLEWPYKYNLFCSLAEPTSW is encoded by the exons ATGCGGCGTAAACCTAGACATCGTGTACCGGAGACTCTATGGAGGTTATTCGGAAAAAGAGCCAGGAATTTGAACGACGCAATAATAGATCTGATTAGTTGCTGGAATAGCCAGCCGGAACAATGCCGATGCCGGGGTCAAGGTTGTCTCGGTTGCAGCAGCGATAAACCGGCGTTTCTGTTGCGTTCCGATGATCCTATTCACTACCGTAAACTTCTTCACCGATGCTTTGTTGTCTTTCACGAGCAAACACCTCCGATTCTGGATTTCTCGCCAACAACTTGTTGGTCACAGAGAGAG ATTGTTGAAAGAGTTATTGAAATTAAGCAATCTGGATGTGATTGCCAAAATGTGATATGTGCCAGATATGACAAG TATGATCAGTCGAGCCATATTTTGGAGTTACTGACAAATTCATCATGGGAGTTTCTTCTCAGCCGG GTCGGTCAAAATTTCATGGTTTATCTTCTGCAGCAAACATCAATATTCTTAACATTACTAGGAAAAAAATACCAGCAAGTGTCTGGACCTCCTCTATGTGTAAAGCAAAAGG AGGCATTGTCAGTggatgaaaacaaaagaaagagggATGACAACGTGCAGCCATCAAAGAAAAGGCAGCGAATTTCTTCTGCTGTCAATGACTGTCCTAGGGATGACTCTGCAGCTGTTACGCCCATAGTTAGCGAGGATGTAACTAAACATATGGAGATTAAATCTAGTAAGCGTTCAAGATTGTATCTTAAGCGTAGGCGAAAGCGGAGAAGGGTCGAATTCCAGAAAGTTGACTGTGATGCACCTTGTATAACTTCTTGTACAAATGGAAATGAAGCTGATAAAAGGAATCTGCACATGGGTGTAAATGGAAGTCTCACTGATTTTGCAAAGCAG GCTAAACAagttaaaagaaagaagcatTTTGAGTTTGGCAACTCAGAAACGTTTTCTGTTATCCCACCGAAGC acattttaaaaaccttgaGGCCCAACTGCTCTGATTCAAAGTTCCTAATGAACCATATATTTGGTGAAGTAAACGCTTGGTCAATGGCGCCATCTCACGGCAAAGGCAATTGTCCCAGTGGATCTATTTGCTT ATACCATTCACTGCTGAAGTCTCTTAAAAGTCTAATAGGAAAAGCGAAGTCCTCACATTTGAAAGTGTTACTAGATAAACATTGCCCAGCTGTCTTGCTGCAAGAGGATGCATTGAAGTCCACAAATGCGACTTTACAG AGTTCCTGGAGGCAAAATTCAGATAAGCTGCCTCATGGATCAAGTTCAGAAATGGGTAAAACAAATTGTCCCAGTGTCGAAGAAACGAAACTGTATTGCACGAAAGACCAAATAGTTTCCTTTATTTGGGCCATATTTAGGTACATTGTTCCAGAGAGTTTGCTTGGGACTACTCATCAGATGAGGGTGCTTAGAAGAAACATAGCCTGGTTTGTTTCAAGGCGAAGAAATGAGAAATGCACGGTGAAGCAATTTCTGCATAAAGTGAAATCATCAGATTTCCCGTTCTTCACCAGAAAACAGTTATGCTGTATGGTCAATGGGCATGAACTCCAAGATGAGTCCATCAGAAGTATACAGCAGATGTTGTGCACGAAATGGATTTCTTGGCTTTTCTTAGAGATTGTCAAGAAATTGGTGCACTTTAACTTCTATGCCACTGAAAGCCAAGGAGGGCGGCTAAATATTTACTATTACCGGAAAAGCAGCTGGGAAAGGTTAATAAGCAAAGAAATTAGCAAAACCCTTGATGGATATGTCCAAGTGGACAATGCTGAAGCTCAAAGTAGAATGAAAGAAATGGGGTTATCGAAGTTTAGAATTCTACCAAAGGCAAACGGTGCTAGGATGGTGTTAGATTTTAGTTCCTCGTCAAGGTTGCGATCTCTTCGTGATACACATGCTGTGTTGAAGGACATCCAGCTCAAAGAACCAGATGTTCTTGGGTCTTCTGTTTTTGACCATGATGATTTCTACAGAAACCTATGCCCATATCTAATCAGTTTGAGGAGTCAATCAGGAGAACTTCCTCCTTTGTTCTTTGTGGTTGCGGATGTATATAAAGCATTTGATTCAATCGACCAGGGTAAACTGCTACATGTCTTTCAAAGTTTTCTgaaagatgaatacatcttaaaCAGATGTAGGTTGGTCTGCTGTGGGAAGAGATCCAATTGGGTAAACACTATACTAGTCTCGAGTGATAAGAACGCTCGCTTTTCAAGATTCACATCAACTGTTCCATATAATGCTCTACAAAGTATTATGGTTGATCAG GGGGAAAACCATCAAGTGAGGAAAAAGGATCTCATGATTTGGATAGGAAATATGCTAAAGAACAACATGCTGCAGTTGGATAAAAGCTTCTATGTACGAATTGCTGGAATACCTCAGGGACACAGACTATCATCGTTGTTATGTTGTTCTTACTACGGGCATCTTGAGAGGACTTTGATCTACCCGTTCCTCGAGGAAGCCTCTAGAGATGCGTCTGCTAAAGAATGCAATAAAGAGAACGAGCTAATCAGTTCCACGAGCTATAAATTACTGAGATTTATTGATGACTACCTGTTTGTGTCTACCTCAAGAGATCAGGCGGCTAACTTCTATCATAGGTTGAAACATGGATTCAAAGATTACAACTGCTTCATGAACGAAAAAAAATTCTGCATAAATTTTGAAGATGGAAAAGAGTCTAGGTGTTCTTCGAGCAGGATGTATGTGGATGGTAATGGAATTCCTTTTGCCAGATGGACGGGTTTGCTTATTAATTCCCGCACATTCGAAGTGCAAGTTGACTACACAAGGTCTGTTTCATC ACAGGTACTTGAGTGGCCATATAAGTACAACCTTTTCTGTAGCTTGGCAGAACCAACCAGTTGGTAG
- the LOC104735723 gene encoding peptidyl-tRNA hydrolase 2, mitochondrial-like — MDLTWLSALIVGAALGFCIGTRRSNTKPVVVAAAAVDGDTKTQSKGLLEIEKLADILDDFKMVLVVRNDLKMGKGKIAAQCSHATLGLYKKLVRRAPKALDCWEECAQPKVVVKIEDEDEMLELQERAKSLKLPTHITIDAGRTQIAPNSRTVMAILGPVEVVDEVTGGLKLL, encoded by the exons ATGGATTTAACGTGGTTGAGTGCCCTAATAGTTGGAGCTGCACTTGGATTCTGCATTGGCACTCGCCGTTCCAATACCAAacctgttgttgttgctgctgctgctgttgatgGAGATACCAAAACTCAATCCAAGGGTCTACTCGAGATCGAGAAGCTCGCTGATATACTCGATGATTTCAAgatg GTTTTGGTTGTGAGGAATGATCTTAAAATGGGCAAAGGAAAGATTGCAGCTCAGTGCAG TCATGCCACTTTAGGGTTATACAAAAAGCTTGTTCGTCGAGCTCCAAAAGCATTGGACTG CTGGGAGGAGTGTGCACAGCCAAAAGTGGTTGTTAAAATCGAGGACGAGGATGAGATGCTAGAATTGCAA GAAAGGGCTAAATCCCTTAAACTGCCTACCCATATCACCATTGACGCTGGAAGAACGCAGATCGCCCCAA ATTCAAGGACAGTCATGGCTATTCTTG GACCAGTTGAAGTTGTTGATGAAGTAACAGGTGGACTAAAGCTTCTGTAG